Within Desulfobacter sp., the genomic segment CATCTGGGTGTAAAGAAGCTGTTTGGCATAGGCCCATTCGTACAATGCCTTTGATTCATCCAGCCCCTCGTAGCATTGAAGCCGGATCATCTCCCGTCCCAGGCAGCAGGCAATGCTTTTGGCCAGTTCCGTCTTGCCCACGCCAGCCGGCCCTTCCACCAGCACCGGCTTATCTGCTTCCTGGGCCAGATAAACAATGGTGGCAATCTCCGAAGACGGGATATATCCGGCCTCCTCCAGCCGCGCCTGAACATCCGACACACCTTGAAACACCATTCTCACACCTCTTTTTGTGTTTACATCCGTGAATTGTAATAGTTACCAATTCCCGGGGTAAAGGGCAAGGCAATGATTTTTTATCTTGACAAAAACAGTAAAACATATTCTTTTTAGTTAATACTATTAACTTTAATAAAACACACTAACAGAACATGAAAACCAGACGTGAGCGGGTCAGGCAGATGACCCTGGATGAGATCAAGTCCCTTTCCTGGGACATGGTCAAAAAAAACGGCATTGAGCACCTGACAGTGAACGGCATTGCCCGTAAGATGGGAATGACCCCCCCGGCATTTTACCGGTATTATAAAAACCGGGACCAACTCGTTAAGGCGCTGGTTATTGAGGCATACACTTCTTTTTTATCGGCTCTGGAAACGGCCCGTGACGCCGCCTACCCGGCCAGCCCGGAGAACCAGATCTACCGGGTATACCTGGGTTACAGGAGATGGGCCGTTGACAACCCCAATATGTTCGGCCTGTTTGCCGGCCGGAAAGTCTACGGGTTTGATCCTTGTGATCCGCAGGTGGAAGACCGGGCCCGCGACATATACCGTTTCATCATTGAGCTGTACCGGAACGCCTGGCAACAAGGAAGACGCCTTCCCCCTGAAAAAAAAGAAGGAATGCCCCCGGACTATGCAGCCGGGCTCACCCGCCACCACAAAGACCTTACCCGGGGCCTTCCGGTTGAACTTATTGATTCATGCGTCTGCGCCGCCTGTATGGTCCACGGCATGATTTCAATGGAAATTTCCGGCAGGCTCAAGGGGCTGGCCGGTGACGGAGAAACGTTTTACGCGTATCAGATCAGGGAAATAATGAAAGGGCAGGGAATGGTGCCGGGACAAGAGTAATCCCGGAGGACGACAACCCCATACAGGAGACACCCCATGACGGATCAGACGGATCGCATTTTACCGGTTTCAGCACACCCTACGGCAGACGAAATATCAAGGCGGCTCAAGGCCCTGCAGTCCAGCATCCGGGAACAGGGACTGGATGCCTACCTCTGCTTTTGCCCGGACAATATCTTCTACCTGACCAATTTTGCCAATTTTGTCCATGAACGCCCCTTTATCCTGATTATCCCCGTCAAAGGCCTGCCGGTATTCCTGATGCCCAAGCTGGAAGCCCCCCATGTCCGGACCCGGGCCGTTGGAGCGCTTGAGTTTGTCCACTATTTTGAATTCCCCGCCCCCAAAACCATGGGGTGGTCGGACCGCCTCAGGGAAATCCTTTCCCCGGGGCAGCGGGTGGGAATTGAAACCCACTGCCCCCTGGCCGTGGCCGAAGCCGTGCCCGGCACCGCCCGGGCCGTGGACCTGGTGGATGAACTGCGTCTGGTCAAATCCCCCTATGAGATCGGGCGAATCGCCTATACATGCGACCTGGTCAGCCGGGCCCATGCCATGCTGCTGGCCGGTGCCCGCCCCGGCAGAATGCCCGTGGAACTCCATTCCAAGGCCACGGCCGCCGTCACCAAAAGAATGCTCCTGGACTGCCCCAACGCCAATATGCTCAACACCAAGTTCGCCGCCATTGCCCAGCCCCCCGAGGTATCCCACGACCCGCATAATTTCACCGATGTGTTCATGAAATTCACCCAGGGCGGCCCCCATGTATCCATCTCATCGGGCACGGCCAACGGATACGGGGCCGAAGTCGAACGGACCTTTTTCCTCAACCGGGTACCTGAAAAGGCCCGGCAGCCCTTTGAGGATATGCTGGCGGCCAGACGTCTGGCATTTGACCTGACCGTGCCGGGCAATATCATGTCCGAGGTGGACCGCAAAGTGAACGAATTCCTCACATCAAAGGGGTACGGCCCCCATCTTCTCCACCGTACCGGCCACGGTTTCGGCGTCACCAATCATGAAGCCCCCTTCCTGGCCGAAGGATATGACCGGGAAATCCGGCCCAATATGGTCTTCAGCATTGAACCGGGGATTTACATCCAGGGGCTTGGCGGATTCAGGTTTTCGGATACGATCCTGGTCACGGAAACCGGCAACATGACATTGACATCAGCACCGGAAACCCTTGAGGCACTGACCATAGACGCCCGGCCGTCACTTGCGGACAAGACAAAGGCCCTGGCGCTGGCACTCATGACCCGCAAAAACCGCACCGTTTAGCCAGTGCCATCCACTGCAGACGGCTATATTCGTTTCTGATTGAATTTAGATATTACGTTTTCAATCCCACTCGAGCCTAAAATGAGTATTAACGAAAAAATGATTGTAATCGTTGAAATCAACAAGTCTTTTGATAACACAGGCCCATTGGGGCAGGTACCCATGCCACTGATACCTGCATTTGCTTCCTTTGTTTGGATATATAGATTCGCCAGGAAACTTCCTATCCTTGTTGAAAATATAAAAATTCCGATTAGAATTATCCCTGTTTGAATAGATAATTGGGGGTGGGGGCCTTCGTGTACCTCCCGAACCTTAAGGAACGAAGCCACACTATCAGTTTTAAAAAGTAAGAACATTGAAAAAATTAACAGAAGAATCAGAGATCCAGTGGAACTGACCAGGGTAAGCATTGGAAACGGCTCTGATGACGCTGAATAAAAAACCATTAAGGCAGTAACAATCTGGAATAAATTGAGTAAACCAAGATAAACCAAGTAGATCCCTAAAATTTTTGCTCCGACTACAAAATATGATTTCATAGAGTGTCCTGTGTAAGGGTATTTCAACCGTCCGGGGCAAACTGACGAAGGCGTTGCCCTGGCTCCGTTTTTTCAAAAATCATGTATAAAAAGGCAGATCGGCGACAGCGCTTTGTTCTTAATTTAAGCCGCTCAATCAATTAAAATCATCCCGCAGGCGGGTTTCATTTCAGACGTTTCAGATTTCCATCCTGCAAGCTCCATCAGTTTTTTTACGTTTATTCCGAAACCTGACATGGATTGTCTTGCCGTATCAGGATTTCTGCACTCGCCTTCACCTGACAGCAGATTACATTTCAGGTGCTCCCCACAGAATAATTTTTTACAAGAGCCTGCCGCGTATGCCCTGGGCTTTTCATACCCCATCTGCTTTGCCTTCTTTTCAATGGATGATCCAATTTCATGCAGCAGCCTGAATATCTCGATTCGCTGATGAGAGTACATCATTTCTGAAGGCAGTGTAATTTTAAATACGATTGCATCAGTATAATTTTGAATCCGTTTGCGGAACCCCCTGGGGCCGCTCACATTTGGGGGGCACCTGAATGATGCCCCATAATTTTCACATGCTGGATTGCCACATAATATCGCCAGTTCATCACTGATTTCAATTTTATTGGTCGGTATGGATGCCGCATCGGTTGCGCCTAAACGATGGGCAGTTTGCAATAACACTTCAAAAGTTTTTCGATCCTTTAGTTTAAGGACATTCTTATCATCCTCTGATGCAGATCTTGCTGATAAATATTCTTCCCAGGGATTGCAAACAGGCCTGGCGTCGTAAAGATTGTCAATATAACAATCTTCACATAAAACCTGTTCCTTATGGTTTCGTTCCTCACCTTCAGGAATACTGGCTTCACACTTGTGACATTCCATATGGTTATCCTTAAATTAGAAAAGAACTATGGTAATAACTGGAAGATTTACATTCTAGAACCTTAGATCTGAAATGATTTCCAGGGTAGCCGATATCAAACCCCAAAAAAGAAACAATATCCAATCATTTTTGGATCAGATTGGCTTTAGTCAAAAAGTAAATGAAGAATAAACTGAGGCCATTAAATTTGGCAAGCCTTTCCTTTATTTTTTGCTGCAACCATACTTAAGATAATACCAGGGCCATGAATTTTTGAGAGAGGGCAACACTCGATTTGCCAGAATTGGCATTCCCATGCCACCCCTGACAACACCCTATCCGATTGATTCACAAGGCATATCAAATGGATTTGCCATATACATGGCTGGCGGTGCCGGCCCAATCCCCCTTTTTTGGGCGCCCGGGCAGCGGACCGGACCGGGACACCGCCCTTAACCCCCTAATATTCAAAACATTCCACACACGCCCCCCTTTCCTGGCACACTCGTTGCTATTCCCCCATAGGCAATTGCCACGTAAACAATTAAAGACCCCATAGGAGCATCCAGTATGAATAAAAGTTACACAGATTCCATTTTAGACATGAGCGGAAAAATTGCCGTTATTTCAGGCGGGTCCTCGGGCATCGGCTACGGCACGGCAGAACTGCTGGCCCGGCAGGGGGCGGTGTCGGTGATCCTGGATATCGACGAGGCCAACGGGAATGACGCCGTGGCTTCCATTACCGCCCTGGGCGGCAAGGCCGAATTCATTGCCTGCAACGTCACCTCGGAAAAGGACTGCAAATCAGCCATCGACCAGGTCACCCGGCGCCACGGCAGGATTGACGTGCTTTTTAACAATGCCGGGGTCATCCGCAGAAAAACCGTGGAAGACCTGGAAGAAAATGAATGGGACCTGGTCATT encodes:
- a CDS encoding TetR/AcrR family transcriptional regulator, with the translated sequence MKTRRERVRQMTLDEIKSLSWDMVKKNGIEHLTVNGIARKMGMTPPAFYRYYKNRDQLVKALVIEAYTSFLSALETARDAAYPASPENQIYRVYLGYRRWAVDNPNMFGLFAGRKVYGFDPCDPQVEDRARDIYRFIIELYRNAWQQGRRLPPEKKEGMPPDYAAGLTRHHKDLTRGLPVELIDSCVCAACMVHGMISMEISGRLKGLAGDGETFYAYQIREIMKGQGMVPGQE
- a CDS encoding DUF2284 domain-containing protein; the protein is MECHKCEASIPEGEERNHKEQVLCEDCYIDNLYDARPVCNPWEEYLSARSASEDDKNVLKLKDRKTFEVLLQTAHRLGATDAASIPTNKIEISDELAILCGNPACENYGASFRCPPNVSGPRGFRKRIQNYTDAIVFKITLPSEMMYSHQRIEIFRLLHEIGSSIEKKAKQMGYEKPRAYAAGSCKKLFCGEHLKCNLLSGEGECRNPDTARQSMSGFGINVKKLMELAGWKSETSEMKPACGMILID
- a CDS encoding aminopeptidase P family protein; the protein is MTDQTDRILPVSAHPTADEISRRLKALQSSIREQGLDAYLCFCPDNIFYLTNFANFVHERPFILIIPVKGLPVFLMPKLEAPHVRTRAVGALEFVHYFEFPAPKTMGWSDRLREILSPGQRVGIETHCPLAVAEAVPGTARAVDLVDELRLVKSPYEIGRIAYTCDLVSRAHAMLLAGARPGRMPVELHSKATAAVTKRMLLDCPNANMLNTKFAAIAQPPEVSHDPHNFTDVFMKFTQGGPHVSISSGTANGYGAEVERTFFLNRVPEKARQPFEDMLAARRLAFDLTVPGNIMSEVDRKVNEFLTSKGYGPHLLHRTGHGFGVTNHEAPFLAEGYDREIRPNMVFSIEPGIYIQGLGGFRFSDTILVTETGNMTLTSAPETLEALTIDARPSLADKTKALALALMTRKNRTV